The following proteins are encoded in a genomic region of Tenebrio molitor chromosome 7, icTenMoli1.1, whole genome shotgun sequence:
- the LOC138135203 gene encoding uncharacterized protein CG45076-like has translation MSKFFVVFIVCLAVAVAKQQKLSVAFQEPEAQSTSLIGAFKFRNDHSSFGTKKYTSSAELTSLAHSSAQQARTAVRNQQTAGLQASVGAQSGYTRAAAEAASAAQVALVAKQVIVQNLQRHIEDAEHQLQAEQAQYQQSLQAANAAQNAVQQSQGQLSSATAALAAVQQSVTQTERAASAASTAAAAQHEMIQEAQQRLGRLHLRLNEALAGLQETQVSAQRAAAAAQLAQNNAAASAQLAVVNTASSETDEHDSGSYYH, from the exons atgtctaaattttttgttgttttcatcGTTTGTTTAG CGGTTGCCGTCgccaaacaacaaaaattgagCGTGGCTTTCCAAGAACCAGAAGCCCAGTCCACTTCTTTGATAGGTgcttttaaatttagaaatgaTCATTCAAGTTTCGGTACCAAGAAGTATACCTCAAGCGCTGAACTTACTAGTTTAGCCCACTCATCAGCCCAACAAGCTAGAACTGCTGTACGTAACCAACAAACTGCTGGCCTACAAGCTTCTGTAGGAGCTCAAAGTGGCTACACTCGTGCCGCTGCCGAAGCGGCCTCTGCTGCTCAAGTAGCTCTTGTAGCTAAGCAAGTCATCGTTCAAAATCTCCAACGTCACATCGAGGATGCTGAACACCAATTGCAAGCCGAACAAGCACAATACCAACAATCTCTCCAAGCTGCCAATGCTGCCCAAAATGCTGTCCAACAGAGCCAAGGGCAACTAAGCTCAGCCACTGCTGCCCTCGCCGCCGTCCAACAGTCCGTCACTCAAACGGAACGTGCCGCATCTGCTGCCTCCACAGCTGCGGCTGCTCAGCATGAGATGATACAAGAAGCTCAACAGCGTCTGGGACGACTGCATCTGAGATTAAATGAAGCTTTAGCTGGACTTCAAGAGACTCAAGTGTCGGCTCAAAGAGCTGCTGCTGCTGCGCAGTTAGCCCAAAACAATGCCGCTGCTTCTGCGCAACTCGCGGTGGTAAACACTGCGAGTAGTGAAACTGATGAGCATGACTCTGGCAGCTACTACCACTGA